The segment GTTGAAATCCCTCGGATACACCGGCCCGATCACAATTGAGCGTGAGATAAGCGGTGATAAACAAATAGAAGATATAAAGAGAGCTATCGCGATTCTTGACCCGTTGTGCTAGATAATTAAGTTTCGTCCGGGGCAGGAATGCCCCGGACGATCATGTTGTAAAAAGCAGATTCCTCACTGCGTTCGGAATGACATAACCTGAAATCAGCAGCTAAGCTTTTTAGTCTTCCACTGAGCATGTAAGCTCTCAAAGTCGGCGATGAGCTGTTCCATTACTTTCATGCCTCCGCGCCAGAACTCGGGGCTCTTGATGTCGATACCGACTCGACCGAGCAGTTCTTCAGGCGAGCATGAGCCGCCCGTCTCTAGCAGGGAGATGAACTTGGGAACGAAGGCCTCGCCCTGCTCGAGATACATGGAATAGATCGCCAGGACGAGCAGTTCGCCGAATGAATAGGCGTAGACATAGAACGGTGAGCCGATGAAGTGGTTCACATACATCCACCAGACCTTGTGCTCCTCACCCATCTCGACTGAATCAAGGAACATAGCC is part of the Armatimonadota bacterium genome and harbors:
- a CDS encoding M3 family metallopeptidase, whose amino-acid sequence is AMFLDSVEMGEEHKVWWMYVNHFIGSPFYVYAYSFGELLVLAIYSMYLEQGEAFVPKFISLLETGGSCSPEELLGRVGIDIKSPEFWRGGMKVMEQLIADFESLHAQWKTKKLSC